In Sinorhizobium mexicanum, one DNA window encodes the following:
- a CDS encoding aspartate/glutamate racemase family protein codes for MHIHLINPNSTASMTAQALESALSVKHTDTRVSASNPADTPVSIEGGADEAMSVPAMLAKIREGEVQGVDAYIIACFDDPGLHAAREVAKGPVIGICQAAVQVAMTISRRFSVITTLPRSVPIIEDLVSDYGAVRHCRRVRAIDLPVLALEEDPKRAEWLLIKEIEAAKAEDGAEAIVLGCAGMSSLCDRLKEATGVPVIDGVSAAVKMAEALVGAGFTTSKVNTYDYPRIKTAMSHRVCA; via the coding sequence ATGCACATCCATCTCATCAATCCCAATTCCACGGCCTCCATGACCGCGCAAGCACTGGAAAGCGCCTTGTCCGTCAAGCACACCGACACACGCGTGTCGGCCTCCAATCCGGCCGATACGCCGGTCAGCATAGAGGGTGGCGCCGATGAAGCCATGTCGGTGCCGGCAATGCTGGCAAAAATACGCGAGGGGGAGGTGCAGGGCGTCGACGCCTATATTATAGCCTGTTTCGACGACCCCGGACTGCACGCAGCGCGCGAAGTCGCCAAAGGCCCCGTAATCGGCATTTGCCAGGCCGCGGTCCAGGTAGCTATGACGATCAGCCGTCGGTTCTCCGTTATAACGACCCTTCCACGTTCGGTTCCGATCATTGAGGATCTGGTAAGTGATTATGGTGCGGTGCGCCATTGCCGGAGGGTACGTGCTATCGATCTTCCGGTGCTTGCTCTCGAGGAAGATCCGAAAAGAGCCGAGTGGCTGTTAATCAAGGAAATCGAGGCCGCTAAGGCAGAAGATGGTGCCGAAGCGATTGTACTTGGTTGTGCGGGAATGTCATCGTTGTGCGACCGCCTCAAGGAGGCGACAGGAGTGCCGGTAATCGACGGAGTGAGTGCTGCGGTCAAGATGGCGGAAGCACTGGTTGGCGCAGGGTTTACTACTTCAAAAGTTAACACTTACGACTATCCGCGGATCAAAACCGCGATGAGTCACAGGGTTTGTGCTTAG
- a CDS encoding flavin reductase family protein, which translates to MEFDFEEIEPQSRYRLLTNFIGPRPIALVTTRSERGHSNAAPMSFFNVFSHDPAIVGLGIQPRLTGEPKDTMVNIRRTGEFAISMVDMELSQQMLICGLGFDSEVDELEVAGLKAVQCRKIDVAYAEEAPCIFECRVERLIDYPRRTLVLGEVVHMHVRRDCLDAGGRYVDPERYQPIARLHADNYITSDRQFVLKAPPIADVVTPKK; encoded by the coding sequence ATGGAATTCGATTTTGAAGAGATTGAGCCGCAAAGCCGCTACAGGCTGCTGACGAATTTCATCGGCCCCCGCCCGATCGCGCTCGTGACGACACGCTCCGAACGCGGGCACAGCAATGCTGCGCCCATGAGCTTTTTCAACGTGTTTTCACACGATCCGGCCATCGTCGGCCTGGGTATCCAGCCGCGTCTTACCGGCGAGCCGAAGGACACGATGGTCAATATTCGCCGTACCGGCGAATTTGCCATCAGCATGGTCGACATGGAGTTGTCGCAACAGATGCTGATCTGCGGGCTCGGCTTTGACAGCGAGGTGGACGAACTGGAAGTGGCCGGGTTGAAGGCCGTCCAGTGCCGGAAGATCGATGTCGCCTATGCCGAAGAGGCGCCTTGCATCTTCGAATGCCGCGTCGAGCGCCTGATCGACTATCCGCGCCGCACGCTGGTGCTGGGCGAGGTGGTGCACATGCATGTGCGCCGCGATTGCCTCGATGCCGGAGGGCGTTATGTGGACCCGGAACGCTATCAGCCCATCGCCCGGCTTCATGCCGACAATTATATTACGTCTGACCGCCAATTCGTTCTCAAGGCTCCGCCGATCGCCGATGTCGTAACGCCGAAGAAATAG
- a CDS encoding ABC transporter ATP-binding protein: MTKPLQKAPALTVDRLVKTFDVSAPWLNRVVERKPRQDLQAVNDISFTVPAGGCLSIVGESGCGKSTVARLVTGLYRPTSGEMRFAPGRSGVRLSAQMIFQDPYASLNPRWRVRNIIAEPLRELKLRKTAAEVTERVEELLRTVGLSPSDGEKFPHEFSGGQRQRISIARALASEPEFLVCDEPTSALDVSVQAQVLNLMRRLQDELGLTYLFISHDMSVVRQMSDRIAVMYLGRIVEEGDTEELFARPRHPYTQLLLQTIPNIEAPNRNREPASGEVPSPLKPPSGCAFHPRCPVASARCSEDVPKIRILHNGTRVACHLAEDAIAES; the protein is encoded by the coding sequence ATGACGAAACCGTTGCAAAAGGCCCCGGCCTTGACCGTTGACCGGCTGGTCAAGACTTTCGATGTGTCCGCTCCGTGGCTCAACCGGGTGGTGGAGCGCAAGCCCCGGCAGGATCTGCAGGCCGTCAACGATATCAGCTTCACGGTGCCCGCCGGCGGCTGTCTCAGCATTGTCGGCGAGAGCGGCTGCGGAAAATCCACCGTAGCGCGCCTTGTCACCGGCCTCTATCGCCCGACGAGCGGCGAAATGCGCTTCGCGCCAGGGAGGAGCGGCGTGCGTCTGTCGGCGCAGATGATCTTTCAGGACCCTTACGCCTCGCTCAATCCGCGCTGGCGGGTGAGGAACATCATTGCCGAACCGCTGCGCGAACTGAAGCTGCGCAAGACCGCTGCCGAAGTGACGGAGCGCGTCGAAGAGCTTCTGCGCACGGTCGGGCTATCGCCATCCGACGGCGAGAAGTTCCCGCACGAGTTTTCGGGTGGGCAGCGCCAGCGCATCTCGATCGCCCGCGCGCTGGCAAGCGAGCCGGAATTTCTGGTCTGCGACGAGCCGACCTCGGCGCTCGACGTATCAGTACAGGCGCAGGTGCTGAACCTGATGCGCCGTTTGCAGGACGAACTGGGGCTGACCTATCTCTTCATCAGCCACGACATGAGCGTCGTTCGCCAAATGTCGGACCGCATCGCGGTGATGTATCTGGGCCGCATCGTGGAGGAAGGCGACACGGAAGAGCTGTTCGCTCGTCCGCGCCATCCCTACACGCAGCTCCTGCTGCAGACGATTCCGAATATCGAGGCGCCGAACCGCAATCGCGAGCCTGCCAGCGGCGAAGTACCAAGCCCGCTGAAGCCGCCTTCCGGATGCGCCTTCCACCCGCGCTGCCCGGTCGCCAGCGCGCGCTGCTCCGAGGACGTACCGAAGATACGGATCCTGCACAACGGTACCCGCGTGGCCTGTCATCTGGCTGAGGACGCGATAGCGGAAAGCTGA
- a CDS encoding amidohydrolase family protein — translation MNDLLLRNVRPMAGEIRDILIRDGKIAGFGRFEAEPGMAVEDGGNAIVAPGLIDAHTHLDKTTWGMPWHVNNRAAILRERIDFEREQRLVIGIDAHRQSMRHAIGLAAHGGTHVRSHVDIDPVHGLSLVEGVWETREKLRGVIDIEIVAFPQSGVMVMPDTKELLEEALRQGCEVLGGIDPCGIDRDPKGQLDILFALATKHGVPIDIHLHETGDLGAFTMELIFERIRANGMEGKVAISHAFALGMNDYLRVGQLIEQLAVLDVAILTTGAPSATVPSIKRLKEAGVRIGGGCDGIRDTWGPWGQPDMLDRAKVIGMKNGVRSDHDLEHVLHIVSRGGADVMRLENYGLEVGCNADLTLLTGETLAHAVVDIAPRPLVVKSGRVTARQGVAVVEMP, via the coding sequence ATGAACGATCTTTTGCTCCGCAACGTCCGGCCCATGGCAGGCGAAATCCGCGATATTCTGATCCGGGACGGAAAGATTGCCGGTTTTGGCCGTTTCGAAGCAGAGCCTGGCATGGCCGTGGAAGATGGCGGCAACGCAATCGTCGCGCCCGGATTGATCGATGCGCATACCCATCTCGACAAAACCACCTGGGGCATGCCGTGGCATGTCAACAACCGCGCCGCGATCCTGCGCGAGCGCATCGATTTCGAACGCGAGCAGCGTCTGGTGATCGGCATCGATGCGCATCGCCAGTCGATGCGCCATGCGATCGGTCTGGCTGCCCATGGCGGAACGCATGTCCGCAGCCATGTCGATATCGATCCGGTTCACGGCCTGTCGCTGGTCGAGGGCGTCTGGGAAACGCGCGAGAAGCTCAGGGGCGTCATTGACATAGAAATCGTTGCATTTCCGCAGTCGGGCGTGATGGTCATGCCCGACACGAAGGAGTTGCTCGAAGAGGCGCTGCGTCAGGGCTGCGAAGTGCTGGGCGGGATCGATCCGTGTGGCATCGACCGCGATCCGAAAGGCCAGCTCGACATTCTGTTCGCGCTCGCCACCAAGCACGGCGTACCGATCGACATTCATTTGCATGAGACGGGCGACCTCGGCGCCTTCACAATGGAACTCATCTTCGAGCGCATCCGCGCCAACGGCATGGAAGGCAAGGTGGCGATCAGCCATGCCTTTGCGCTCGGCATGAACGATTATCTGCGCGTCGGCCAGCTGATTGAACAGCTCGCCGTTCTCGATGTCGCCATCCTCACCACGGGCGCGCCTTCGGCCACGGTGCCGTCGATCAAGCGCCTGAAGGAAGCGGGCGTGCGCATCGGCGGCGGCTGTGACGGCATCCGTGACACCTGGGGTCCATGGGGCCAGCCGGACATGCTGGACCGCGCCAAGGTTATCGGCATGAAGAACGGTGTGCGCTCGGATCACGATCTGGAACATGTGCTGCACATCGTCTCGCGGGGCGGTGCGGACGTCATGCGGCTTGAAAATTACGGCCTTGAGGTCGGCTGCAACGCCGATTTGACCCTGCTGACCGGTGAAACGCTGGCGCATGCGGTGGTGGACATCGCTCCGCGCCCGCTGGTCGTCAAGAGCGGCCGCGTCACGGCACGTCAGGGCGTCGCCGTGGTGGAGATGCCGTAG
- a CDS encoding amidohydrolase family protein, with translation MSEAFDTLPLGRRPEGRTLITARWVVGHKDGSHRLLRNGEVVFEDGEILFVGHRFPGEVARRIDFGNALISPGLIDLDALSDLDTTILGIDNHPGWAKGRVWPRSYVEAGPYEMYTQEELAFQKRFAFGQLLLNGITTAAPIASLFYREWGETVGEFDAAAEAAGELGLRVYLSPAYRSGGMVLEAPGKMVPVFDEERGFRGLNDAIAYIERQNGSHGDLVRGMLAPDRVETSTIGLLQRTDAAARDLGCKFRLHMAQGAMEVDTVHMLHGSTAPVWLQKHGLLSDRLIAPHATNATDEDLGLYAANGVSIVHCPLVSGRGGSILNSFSACAKRGINIAMGTDTTPPDMLMNLLAGLIAGRIADGAPDRLRSADLFDAATIGGAKALGRSDLGHLSPGARADIAVFRLDDTLMAPSIDPITTIVTGGSGKITHAVFVDGRVSMLDRQLAGFDMQEARIQAQAQYDGLIAKYPERSWNNPPVAAIFPPSYPIEGDANG, from the coding sequence GTGAGCGAAGCTTTCGATACTCTTCCCCTCGGCCGTCGTCCGGAAGGACGCACACTGATCACCGCTCGCTGGGTCGTCGGACATAAAGACGGCAGCCACCGGCTTCTCCGCAACGGCGAAGTCGTTTTCGAGGATGGCGAAATTCTGTTCGTCGGGCACCGTTTCCCTGGCGAAGTGGCCCGCCGAATCGACTTCGGCAATGCACTGATCAGCCCCGGCCTGATCGATCTCGATGCGCTGTCCGATCTCGATACCACCATCCTTGGCATCGACAACCACCCCGGGTGGGCCAAGGGCCGCGTCTGGCCGCGCTCCTATGTCGAAGCTGGTCCCTATGAAATGTACACGCAGGAGGAACTGGCCTTCCAGAAACGATTCGCTTTCGGCCAGCTGTTGTTGAACGGCATCACCACTGCCGCTCCCATTGCCTCGCTGTTTTACCGTGAATGGGGTGAAACGGTCGGCGAGTTCGATGCGGCTGCGGAAGCCGCGGGCGAACTCGGTCTGCGTGTCTATCTCAGTCCAGCCTACCGTTCGGGCGGCATGGTGCTGGAAGCACCCGGCAAGATGGTGCCTGTCTTTGACGAGGAGCGTGGTTTTCGGGGCCTGAACGACGCCATTGCCTATATTGAACGCCAGAATGGCAGCCATGGCGATCTGGTGCGCGGCATGCTGGCGCCGGACCGTGTCGAAACCTCGACGATCGGGCTTTTGCAGCGCACCGATGCCGCCGCACGCGATCTCGGCTGCAAATTCCGGCTGCACATGGCACAGGGAGCGATGGAAGTCGACACGGTGCACATGCTGCACGGCTCGACCGCACCGGTCTGGCTTCAAAAGCACGGTCTGCTGAGCGACCGCCTCATCGCGCCGCATGCCACCAACGCCACGGATGAAGACCTCGGTCTTTACGCGGCGAATGGGGTTTCCATCGTCCATTGTCCGCTGGTCTCGGGACGTGGTGGTTCGATCCTCAACTCCTTTTCGGCCTGCGCCAAGCGCGGGATCAATATTGCCATGGGCACGGACACGACGCCGCCCGACATGCTGATGAACCTGCTGGCGGGGCTAATCGCGGGCCGCATCGCCGACGGAGCACCGGACCGCCTGCGTTCGGCCGACCTGTTCGACGCGGCGACGATTGGGGGCGCGAAGGCACTGGGCCGTTCCGATCTCGGTCATCTCTCACCGGGGGCGCGTGCAGACATCGCGGTCTTCCGTCTCGATGACACCCTAATGGCTCCGTCCATCGATCCGATCACCACGATCGTCACCGGGGGGTCGGGCAAGATCACGCATGCGGTCTTCGTCGACGGCCGCGTCTCCATGCTCGATCGCCAACTGGCCGGCTTCGACATGCAAGAGGCGCGCATTCAGGCTCAGGCTCAATATGACGGGCTGATCGCCAAATATCCCGAGCGGAGCTGGAACAATCCTCCGGTCGCCGCAATCTTCCCGCCCAGCTATCCGATAGAGGGGGACGCAAATGGGTGA
- a CDS encoding GntR family transcriptional regulator, whose translation MSEQAAMSVEQIVERVWLSIAERRLRPGVQLKEEQLASIFHVSRARIRQALTVLARDGLVTIIPNRGAFVCKPSVEEARDVFFVRQAVERCVVERLCTSMSKDGVKRLRDHVKKERIANAEDSTTDIIKLSGGFHLLLAELTGSDFLFTTMRDLIARSSLITAVYRNTTRFNCGPDEHADIVKAISAKEAKKAVHLMSHHLEHVESELDLSEIRDFSHDLRAALA comes from the coding sequence ATGAGCGAACAAGCCGCGATGTCGGTCGAGCAGATAGTAGAAAGGGTATGGCTTTCCATCGCCGAACGGCGATTGCGTCCTGGCGTGCAGCTCAAAGAAGAACAACTGGCCTCGATTTTTCACGTTAGTCGCGCACGCATCCGTCAGGCACTGACCGTTCTCGCACGTGACGGCCTTGTAACGATCATCCCCAATCGCGGTGCTTTTGTTTGCAAGCCATCCGTGGAAGAGGCTCGCGATGTGTTTTTCGTTCGCCAGGCGGTGGAACGATGCGTTGTGGAGCGTCTCTGCACTTCGATGTCGAAGGATGGCGTGAAACGGCTTCGCGATCATGTCAAGAAAGAGCGGATCGCCAATGCCGAAGATAGCACCACGGATATCATCAAGCTTTCCGGCGGCTTCCATCTTTTGCTGGCCGAACTGACCGGATCGGATTTCCTGTTTACGACAATGCGCGACCTCATCGCTCGCAGTTCGTTGATTACCGCCGTTTACCGGAACACCACGCGCTTCAATTGCGGCCCGGACGAGCACGCCGACATCGTCAAGGCGATTTCGGCGAAAGAAGCCAAGAAGGCCGTACATCTCATGTCGCATCATCTGGAGCATGTGGAGTCCGAGCTGGATTTGAGCGAGATACGCGACTTTTCGCACGATCTGCGCGCAGCACTGGCGTGA
- a CDS encoding ABC transporter ATP-binding protein, with protein MGDIQEPVVEVRNLRVDFPGRRGTVTALSDVSLSIRPGEILGVVGESGAGKSMTGLAIQGLLEAPGHIAGGEVWLGNSRIDTLDDRAMEKIRGREIGAIFQDPLTSLNPLFTVGAQLIETIRRHLRLSKTEARVRAVQLLRDVGIPSPEERVNQYPHQFSGGMRQRVVIALALAASPKLIIADEPTTALDVSIQAQIISLLRKLCKEKQTAVMLVTHDMGVIAEAADRIAVMYAGRLIEIGPVEQVLHQPRHPYTQGLMASIPSLGARVERLNQIDGSMPRLDAIPNGCAFNPRCKMAGPRCLRERPELIFAGQSASACWLNAGGTA; from the coding sequence ATGGGTGACATACAGGAACCGGTCGTTGAAGTTCGTAATTTGCGCGTGGATTTTCCGGGCCGCCGCGGCACGGTAACTGCGCTGTCGGATGTCAGCCTGTCGATCCGCCCGGGTGAAATTCTCGGCGTTGTGGGCGAATCCGGCGCAGGCAAGTCCATGACCGGGCTCGCCATTCAGGGGTTGCTCGAAGCGCCGGGCCATATCGCCGGCGGCGAGGTCTGGCTCGGCAACAGTCGCATCGATACGCTCGATGACCGCGCCATGGAGAAAATTCGCGGCCGCGAGATCGGTGCGATTTTTCAGGACCCGCTTACCTCGCTCAATCCGCTGTTCACCGTTGGCGCGCAACTCATCGAAACCATCCGCCGGCATCTCCGTCTCAGCAAGACCGAAGCCCGCGTCCGCGCCGTGCAATTGCTGCGCGATGTCGGCATTCCTTCGCCTGAGGAGCGGGTCAACCAGTATCCGCATCAGTTCTCGGGCGGCATGCGCCAGCGTGTCGTGATCGCGCTTGCGCTTGCGGCATCGCCGAAACTCATCATCGCCGACGAACCGACCACGGCGCTCGACGTGTCGATCCAGGCGCAGATCATCTCGCTCCTGCGTAAGTTGTGCAAGGAGAAGCAGACCGCCGTCATGCTCGTCACGCATGACATGGGCGTGATCGCGGAAGCTGCCGACCGCATCGCCGTTATGTATGCCGGGCGGCTGATCGAGATCGGGCCTGTCGAGCAGGTGCTGCACCAGCCGCGCCATCCCTATACGCAGGGTCTGATGGCTTCGATTCCGTCGCTGGGCGCGCGCGTCGAGAGGCTCAATCAGATCGACGGCTCCATGCCGCGTCTGGACGCGATACCCAACGGCTGCGCCTTCAATCCGCGCTGCAAGATGGCGGGGCCGCGCTGCCTCCGCGAACGCCCGGAACTCATTTTTGCCGGCCAGAGTGCAAGCGCCTGCTGGCTGAACGCAGGAGGCACCGCATGA